The stretch of DNA GGCCATGGACAGCTCGATGACCGGGATGCCGATGATGCCAAAGACATACTCCACGCCCTGTGTTTGGATAAGGGCATAAATTACAGTTATTTAGAGACCATACTTGGTTGTCAATTAAACATGCAATCGCATAACTCTGGGAATTTATAGACCAAATCACTAGGCAATGTGCAAACACGTTCTTAAGTGATTTGCCCGGAATCCGGTTAaagttttattgattttaatctGCCCCCCGGCGATAATCGCCGCTGCAGGCACCAAGGTGTTTGGGTCGTGGTACCAAACCTTTGGAACAAGCTCTTTATCAAATCCGTTCCGTCTTTTATGAACGGGAGTAATCggggcaacaacaactggGTAGCCACCAAGTGTTTTTGAACTTTGCACAACAAACAGGTGCCTCTAGATAAGAGACCACTCCATTGTTCTCGCCAGCTCCGCAGATTCCACGGTCCCCCCCTCGCTATGTAATATCTACAATTTACATGGTACTTTTTGCGAGTGCAGAAAAGTGCATTGCCAAAATGTCGGACAAAAGGACGGACGGCCAGGTGATCCTCTTACCTGTTGCTTCAATGACTCGGCAATTATCTGCACGGCTTCAACCTCGGCCATTTTGCGCGCTTCTCAGTGGTAATTGTGCTAAAAGTGAATTATGCGCCGCCGCGTTTCCTTGCGTACTGGCCTAAGAATttgttaaacaaattaaatagtgTCCAACAAATAGGGATGTGTAAAATATACCAAActatcgatatatcgatatttttgaataaaaataaatattttaatcgtgaTATTTTTCCTGGAAAAATCGCTTTCAATGTggatactatcgatagtttCACTTCATTGCCTCTTATcgataattttacatttaccgcttactttaaaatacatttagtaatgtcatttatattttttattaagaagCTTAAAATCAAACAAGATAATTAGGTACTTAAAGCACATATTATTGCCATGCCTTTCTTGGTTGCTGAGCCTTCTGGAGTTGGTAGTTGGTATACAAGCGATAAGTGCAGTAGTAAAAGAATTCAACCACAGAAATCATGCTTAATCCAAGGCAGAGATTAAAGATGCCACCCAAGTCCGCTGAAAATGACTTTTGTTAATCGCTTAGTTCCCGAAGGATATATCTACTCACAGAGAAGTCCTATCCAAGACATAACGGTCACTTTTCGTATAACTGGAACTACTTGCTTAGCCAAATAGACCCGCAGTACGAAGCTGTCACTGTTAATCAGCTCCGGAGAGCTGTGTGGAAAAGAATTAACTAATATAactaattatttaaagaagATATTACTCACTAGAAGCGGCTCACGGAGAACATATGCTGGTTAAGGTCCGTTTTGTATGAGAGCGTCGAATAGGTAACATCATAACAGTTTGGGAGGCACTGGTCACATCGCACACTTTTGAAGTTGTCTACGGAATGGGAAGCAaacatatttactttaaaaatctctCTGCATCTTTGAAACCATGCCTATTTAAACACTTTAAACTGcttgacttttttttgaaacGAGTGTCCTTCTTAGGGAAAGAAGAATTCCTAAAGAATTCGCTAACGAATATTTCGTAAATTGAAATAGTAGGAGAGCTTATGTTAGAGTAAACACATGCATAAATCATTTCAgagaaaaatatacatataagtTATATAAGAAGAAAGGATGCTGGGTCCGATTAACTTTTTAATCTTTAAGAAGATTATTAAGATACACTTACCATAGTTGGCTGAGTAGCAAAAGGTGTCGTTTAGGTTGCACTCCTTGAACTTGTTGCCCACGATAGGCAACAGATATGGATGGCAGCCACACTTCTGGACGATGGCCTCCGTCTGACAGGCGAGCAGACAGGCGGCCTGGCGGTAATTCCTCAGCTGCAGGTCGTCCGAGATGAGGCAGTCCCTTTTTCGTTCCGAAAGTTCCAGGACCTCCACGGAAGAGCTCTGCACCGTAGGCGAGACCTCCACAAAGCTCTCGGATCGAGCGGTGATGGTAACCGAGGCCGCCGACTCCGTGACATAGTCCATGGGATGGTGAACGAGGACGATGAGGCCTGTGTTCAGATTTCGCTCGCTGCCCTCTGCCCCTACGAAGGTCAGGCCTCCGTCCATGCCAAAGATGTTGGCCGAGAAGGGCACAAAGCTGGCATTTCGTGGATTGTAGTTGAAGGAGCAACAGGGACCCAGGTACGCTGTGGTGGGAATGAACGAGAGGTACTCGTGGCTCTGGTTGCATTGGAACTCGGTGTGGCCCCAGAAGCAGCGTTTCACGTAATCCGAGCAGCCCGGACTGACGGCCATGGCCGCCTCCCAAGTGCTCACATTGTTCAGCCGGAGTACGGCGTCCGTGGCCCTAAAACTTTCGTGTCCTGGCGGCTCAAAGCTCTGATCCGTGAAGGCGTTGAGGAAATCAAAGCCGGCGATTACCTCTGCAATGTCGTACTC from Drosophila takahashii strain IR98-3 E-12201 chromosome 2R, DtakHiC1v2, whole genome shotgun sequence encodes:
- the ppk6 gene encoding sodium channel protein Nach, with the protein product MIEPGKWPSPGKRNSELSGSRSRSKDPSSLKTAMLATFWEYTERTKVSGMWLMRRNRTYGLSRFIWSSVLLQLLLLSIYLTLLLWLKFYSYPILNTISNDLSITDVAFPGVTICSPKVVNSERVDRYVKTLKIPKEYDIAEVIAGFDFLNAFTDQSFEPPGHESFRATDAVLRLNNVSTWEAAMAVSPGCSDYVKRCFWGHTEFQCNQSHEYLSFIPTTAYLGPCCSFNYNPRNASFVPFSANIFGMDGGLTFVGAEGSERNLNTGLIVLVHHPMDYVTESAASVTITARSESFVEVSPTVQSSSVEVLELSERKRDCLISDDLQLRNYRQAACLLACQTEAIVQKCGCHPYLLPIVGNKFKECNLNDTFCYSANYDNFKSVRCDQCLPNCYDVTYSTLSYKTDLNQHMFSVSRFYSPELINSDSFVLRVYLAKQVVPVIRKVTVMSWIGLLSDLGGIFNLCLGLSMISVVEFFYYCTYRLYTNYQLQKAQQPRKAWQ